In Microbacterium lushaniae, the following are encoded in one genomic region:
- a CDS encoding ABC transporter permease translates to MSIALFALRRLGRGVFTILFAVTVTFLLLRLLPGDPALAIASPNMTDETRAALLTQYGLDQPLIVQYVLYLGQLIQGNLGTSFTQSIPVADVLLQRLPWTLLLTLSALVLTIVIGVPLGVIAASHKNRFLDKLVQVFGVTGQSLFVPSIGIVLLFVFGLNLRWFPIGGAYDEGVYGLEWYGSVLSHLVLPVVSLTLIQLGSYVLTMRATLIDALGEDYTTLAKAKGVPGRTILWKHAVRNAMLPATTLIGLQLGFLVGGAVLTETVFAYPGIGRGIYEAVTQLDFPVLQGAFLLLAATVVVANLLTDIAYGFLDPRVKTA, encoded by the coding sequence ATGTCCATCGCTCTGTTCGCACTCCGCCGGCTCGGCAGAGGCGTGTTCACGATCCTGTTCGCAGTGACCGTGACGTTCCTCCTGCTGCGTCTGCTGCCCGGCGACCCGGCACTCGCCATCGCGAGCCCGAACATGACCGATGAGACACGGGCGGCCCTTCTCACCCAGTACGGCCTGGATCAGCCACTGATCGTGCAGTACGTGCTGTACCTCGGGCAGCTCATCCAGGGAAACCTCGGCACGAGCTTCACCCAGTCGATCCCCGTGGCCGACGTGCTGCTGCAGCGGCTGCCCTGGACGCTGCTGCTGACCCTCTCGGCACTCGTGCTCACGATCGTCATCGGCGTCCCCCTCGGGGTCATCGCCGCATCCCACAAGAACCGCTTCCTCGACAAGCTCGTCCAGGTCTTCGGCGTCACCGGCCAGTCGCTGTTCGTGCCCTCCATCGGCATCGTGCTGCTGTTCGTCTTCGGGCTGAACCTCCGCTGGTTCCCCATCGGCGGCGCCTACGACGAGGGCGTGTACGGACTGGAGTGGTACGGCTCGGTGCTCTCGCACCTCGTCCTGCCCGTCGTCTCCCTCACGCTCATCCAGCTCGGCTCCTACGTGCTGACGATGCGCGCGACGCTCATCGACGCGCTGGGGGAGGACTACACGACCCTCGCCAAGGCCAAGGGCGTGCCCGGTCGCACGATCCTGTGGAAGCACGCCGTGCGCAACGCCATGCTCCCCGCCACGACTCTCATCGGCCTCCAGCTCGGATTCCTCGTGGGCGGTGCCGTGCTCACCGAGACCGTCTTCGCCTACCCCGGTATCGGCCGCGGCATCTACGAGGCCGTCACCCAGCTCGACTTCCCCGTCCTGCAGGGCGCCTTCCTGCTGCTGGCGGCGACCGTCGTGGTGGCGAACCTCCTCACCGACATCGCCTACGGATTCCTCGACCCGAGAGTGAAGACCGCATGA
- the rplM gene encoding 50S ribosomal protein L13 yields MTRTYTPKAGEAQREWLVIDATDVVLGRLASHAAVLLRGKHKATFANHMDAGDFVIVINADKVALTGQKLQKKKAYRHSGYPGGLKSVTYEELLAKNPERAIEKAVRGMLPKNSLGAQQLSKLKVYRGAEHPHSAQQPKTYTFDQVAQ; encoded by the coding sequence GTGACGCGCACTTATACCCCCAAAGCTGGCGAAGCTCAGCGCGAGTGGCTCGTGATCGACGCGACCGACGTCGTCCTCGGCCGCCTCGCCTCTCACGCCGCCGTCCTGCTCCGCGGCAAGCACAAGGCGACCTTCGCCAACCACATGGACGCCGGTGACTTCGTCATCGTCATCAACGCCGACAAGGTCGCGCTGACGGGCCAGAAGCTCCAGAAGAAGAAGGCCTACCGCCACTCGGGTTACCCGGGCGGCCTCAAGTCGGTCACCTACGAAGAGCTTCTCGCGAAGAACCCTGAGCGCGCCATTGAGAAGGCCGTCCGCGGCATGCTCCCCAAGAACAGCCTCGGTGCGCAGCAGCTCTCCAAGCTCAAGGTCTACCGCGGCGCCGAGCACCCTCACAGTGCTCAGCAGCCCAAGACGTACACCTTCGACCAGGTCGCCCAGTAA
- a CDS encoding alpha/beta fold hydrolase yields MAEETVSPEFARPTTTAQQVRINGNELAVEVLGPEGAPVIITHHGAPGLGSRAEPRASFGRLADEYRVVVFDARGSGESEGSGTFSHEQWAADIDGLREWIGAEKIIMAGGSYGGFMAMEYAIRYPDRVAALVLRDTAPDNSHAALARENALASDRVTIDMEKFDRIDEGRVRDDEDLMDCWREILPLYDFHYDPEATERKVQATPYRYEAHNYAFSVNLPDYDLKPQLPSVSVPTLVTVGRTDWITPVSCSESIVELIPGARLAIFEESGHSPQIEQAEEWTATVRDFLREVFPTTVSPR; encoded by the coding sequence ATGGCCGAAGAGACCGTGTCCCCCGAATTCGCCCGCCCGACCACCACCGCCCAGCAGGTGCGCATCAACGGCAACGAGCTCGCCGTCGAGGTGCTCGGACCCGAAGGGGCGCCGGTCATCATCACCCACCACGGCGCGCCGGGGCTGGGTTCCCGGGCCGAACCGCGGGCGAGCTTCGGCCGGCTCGCCGACGAGTACCGCGTCGTCGTCTTCGACGCACGCGGCAGCGGCGAGAGCGAAGGGTCGGGGACCTTCAGCCACGAGCAGTGGGCGGCCGACATCGACGGCCTGCGCGAATGGATCGGCGCGGAGAAGATCATCATGGCGGGCGGCTCGTACGGGGGCTTCATGGCGATGGAGTACGCCATCCGCTACCCCGACCGGGTGGCCGCGCTCGTGCTGCGCGACACCGCACCCGACAACTCCCACGCCGCCCTCGCGCGCGAGAATGCGCTGGCGAGCGACCGCGTGACGATCGACATGGAGAAGTTCGACCGTATCGACGAGGGCCGCGTCCGTGACGACGAGGACCTCATGGACTGCTGGCGCGAGATCCTCCCGCTGTACGACTTCCACTACGACCCCGAGGCCACCGAGCGCAAGGTGCAGGCCACGCCGTACCGGTACGAGGCCCACAACTACGCCTTCTCCGTCAACCTGCCCGACTACGACCTCAAGCCGCAGCTGCCGTCGGTTTCTGTGCCGACGCTCGTGACCGTGGGCCGCACGGACTGGATCACGCCGGTATCGTGCAGTGAGAGCATTGTGGAGCTCATCCCCGGCGCCCGTCTGGCGATCTTCGAGGAATCGGGGCACTCTCCTCAGATCGAGCAGGCGGAGGAATGGACGGCAACAGTGCGCGATTTCCTGCGCGAGGTGTTCCCCACGACGGTCTCTCCCCGTTGA
- a CDS encoding ABC transporter permease: MTAPMPEIELLAPIVDPAGDDGKRASRQTWRAFRRQPLGMISLVILLLLVVIAVAAPLLAPYPASYGTDVLKPPSAAHWFGTDALGRDVYAEVIWGTQQSVLVAVAASAIAIVFGTLIAVVGAYWRRIDSVVSVLVDLTLSLPVLPLMILVAALVGPSTSTLILVVAAFSWPEVTRLVRSQALAVVQLPYIDAARLMTRNSAWILGRHVLPAVTPVVVVSVVVTASRAVLSAAGLSFLGLGDPTTWSWGRVLYEAQQSGAMVNAWWLTLFPSLAILALVLSATLLSIAYNDARNPRSNER; encoded by the coding sequence ATGACCGCTCCGATGCCCGAGATCGAGCTGCTGGCTCCGATCGTCGACCCCGCCGGCGACGACGGGAAGCGGGCCAGCCGCCAGACGTGGCGCGCCTTCCGGCGCCAGCCGCTCGGGATGATCTCGCTGGTCATCCTCCTGCTGCTGGTCGTCATCGCCGTCGCCGCGCCGCTGCTGGCGCCCTACCCGGCCAGCTACGGCACCGATGTGCTCAAGCCGCCCAGCGCCGCGCACTGGTTCGGCACCGACGCGCTGGGCCGCGACGTGTACGCCGAGGTGATCTGGGGCACGCAGCAGTCCGTGCTCGTCGCCGTCGCCGCATCCGCCATCGCCATCGTCTTCGGAACGCTCATCGCCGTCGTCGGCGCATACTGGCGCCGCATCGACTCGGTCGTCAGTGTGCTGGTCGACCTGACGCTGTCGCTGCCCGTGCTGCCGCTGATGATCCTCGTCGCCGCCCTCGTCGGCCCCTCCACCTCGACCCTCATCCTCGTCGTCGCGGCGTTCTCGTGGCCCGAGGTGACGCGCCTCGTCCGCTCCCAGGCGCTGGCCGTCGTGCAGCTGCCCTACATCGACGCCGCCCGGCTGATGACCCGCAACTCCGCGTGGATCCTCGGCCGCCACGTGCTGCCGGCCGTGACGCCCGTGGTCGTCGTGTCGGTCGTGGTCACCGCATCCCGCGCCGTGCTCTCGGCGGCGGGCCTGTCGTTCCTCGGCCTCGGCGACCCGACCACGTGGTCGTGGGGGCGCGTCCTGTACGAGGCGCAGCAGTCGGGCGCGATGGTCAACGCGTGGTGGCTGACGCTGTTCCCCTCGCTCGCGATCCTCGCCCTCGTCCTGTCCGCCACACTGCTGTCCATCGCCTACAACGACGCACGAAACCCCCGGAGCAATGAACGCTGA
- the rpsI gene encoding 30S ribosomal protein S9, whose amino-acid sequence MSNIENYSTETPADQTAVAAERPVLTVPGAAVGRRKQAIARVRLVPGTGVITINGREFEDYFPNKLHQQLITDPFTVLNLTGAYDVIARISGGGDSGQAGALRLGIARALNQIDAENNRPALKKAGFLSRDARVIERKKAGLKKARKAPQYSKR is encoded by the coding sequence GTGTCGAACATCGAGAACTACTCCACTGAGACGCCGGCCGACCAGACCGCCGTCGCCGCCGAGCGCCCCGTCCTCACCGTCCCCGGCGCAGCCGTGGGCCGCCGCAAGCAGGCCATCGCCCGCGTGCGCCTGGTTCCGGGCACCGGCGTCATCACCATCAACGGCCGTGAGTTCGAGGACTACTTCCCGAACAAGCTCCACCAGCAGCTGATCACCGACCCGTTCACGGTGCTCAACCTCACCGGCGCCTACGACGTCATCGCCCGCATCTCCGGCGGCGGCGACTCCGGCCAGGCCGGCGCCCTGCGCCTGGGCATCGCCCGCGCGCTGAACCAGATCGACGCCGAGAACAACCGCCCGGCCCTGAAGAAGGCCGGCTTCCTCTCTCGTGACGCGCGCGTCATCGAGCGCAAGAAGGCCGGTCTCAAGAAGGCCCGCAAGGCGCCTCAGTACTCCAAGCGCTGA
- a CDS encoding Lrp/AsnC family transcriptional regulator, whose protein sequence is MGSGALDQLSDLDKRIVVALQHDGRASWRAIADRIGASVSTVSRRGPQLLADGLLRVVAVPALGADGAHSQFLVRINCQPGTHMEVAEELVRNPFVRFCTIVTGSYDIIAELVVRGAATRYPQVIVDLQPIAGVQRWRSDLIMHVYKVSYDWGRQLFGGLLEIPPTEGDGEELPAEGCTPEHLDDVDREILAILREDGRESFQSVGEKLGLNESSVRRRFDRLRSNRCVDILTLVPSAALGMESETFLTVTVEPSRMDAVARELAKYPFVRYLAALLDENALLCEVITTSVDELYGFVTDSLAHLDGVQGWTANMELLFLKRGFVETPWWRTQIEQSRTTLSS, encoded by the coding sequence ATGGGGTCGGGCGCACTCGACCAGCTCTCCGATCTCGACAAGCGCATCGTCGTCGCGCTCCAGCACGACGGCCGCGCCAGCTGGCGGGCGATCGCCGACCGCATCGGCGCATCCGTCTCGACTGTGTCGCGCCGCGGCCCGCAGCTTCTGGCCGACGGGCTGCTGCGCGTCGTGGCGGTGCCGGCGCTCGGGGCCGACGGTGCGCACTCGCAGTTCCTCGTGCGCATCAACTGTCAGCCCGGCACGCACATGGAGGTGGCCGAAGAGCTCGTCCGAAACCCCTTCGTGCGGTTCTGCACGATCGTGACGGGCAGCTACGACATCATCGCCGAACTCGTCGTGCGGGGCGCGGCGACCCGCTATCCGCAGGTGATCGTCGACCTGCAGCCCATCGCGGGCGTGCAGCGCTGGCGCAGCGACCTCATCATGCACGTCTACAAGGTCAGCTACGACTGGGGCCGCCAGCTGTTCGGCGGGCTGCTGGAGATCCCGCCCACCGAGGGGGACGGCGAGGAGCTCCCCGCGGAGGGATGCACGCCCGAGCACCTCGACGACGTGGACCGGGAGATCCTCGCGATCCTCCGCGAAGACGGGCGGGAGTCGTTCCAGAGCGTGGGGGAGAAGCTCGGCCTGAACGAATCCAGCGTGCGCCGCCGGTTCGATCGCCTCCGCTCGAACCGGTGCGTGGACATCCTGACCCTCGTGCCGTCGGCGGCGCTGGGCATGGAGTCCGAGACGTTCCTCACCGTGACCGTCGAGCCCTCGCGCATGGATGCGGTGGCCCGGGAGCTGGCGAAGTACCCCTTCGTCCGGTACCTCGCTGCGCTGCTGGACGAGAACGCCCTGCTGTGCGAGGTCATCACGACGTCGGTGGACGAGCTGTACGGGTTCGTCACCGACTCGCTCGCGCACCTGGACGGCGTGCAGGGGTGGACGGCCAACATGGAGCTGCTCTTCCTCAAGCGCGGCTTCGTCGAGACCCCCTGGTGGCGCACGCAGATCGAGCAGTCCCGGACGACGCTGTCGTCCTGA
- a CDS encoding M24 family metallopeptidase, whose amino-acid sequence MNADSLTAFSQRLAPEVYDRIQERVRAHLDAAGLPAILTDDPEDVSYLTGFFHHPGERPVAVYLDASRAVLLLPALERQHAEEQHAHAEIVDFAEYPGVENPFAPLVRAIGTAPERIGITTLMTQHRLAMLTRALLHGVFEPTELITRARYIKFPEEVALHREAARITDLMLAAGVALVRDAVASGGELPTEAELAAHVGRDGLGRMYREHTDVVVISFMAGGLVYSGANSAIPHGLPSSYRLRRGDTFQLSLGAAVGGRFVEGERTFVLGEPTAEQRRYHDAVRLAQATGTTAIAPGVRCADSNKACLDVIRDAGLGHYLRHRQGHGIGLGMHEPPWLEDGDPTPLQAGMIVSNEPGIYIAGHAGYRISDSMLVTDRGAEPLTSFPRSLDDCVIPV is encoded by the coding sequence ATGAACGCTGACTCCCTGACCGCATTCAGCCAGAGGCTCGCGCCCGAGGTGTACGACCGCATCCAGGAGCGCGTGCGCGCACACCTGGATGCGGCGGGCCTGCCCGCGATCCTCACCGACGATCCCGAGGACGTCTCCTATCTGACGGGCTTCTTCCACCACCCCGGTGAGCGCCCCGTCGCGGTCTACCTGGACGCATCCCGCGCCGTACTGCTCCTGCCCGCCCTCGAGCGTCAGCACGCCGAGGAGCAGCACGCGCACGCCGAGATCGTCGACTTCGCCGAGTACCCCGGCGTGGAGAACCCGTTCGCACCTCTCGTGCGGGCCATCGGCACGGCGCCCGAGCGCATCGGCATCACGACCCTCATGACGCAGCACCGCCTTGCGATGCTCACCCGCGCCCTCCTGCACGGCGTGTTCGAGCCGACCGAGCTGATCACGCGTGCGCGCTACATCAAGTTCCCCGAGGAGGTCGCGCTGCACCGCGAGGCCGCGCGCATCACCGACCTCATGCTGGCGGCGGGCGTCGCGCTCGTCCGCGACGCCGTCGCATCCGGCGGGGAGCTGCCCACCGAGGCCGAACTCGCCGCGCACGTCGGGCGCGACGGTCTCGGGCGCATGTACCGCGAGCACACCGACGTCGTCGTGATCTCCTTCATGGCCGGCGGCCTCGTCTACTCAGGGGCGAACTCCGCCATCCCGCACGGACTGCCCTCCTCGTACCGGCTCCGCCGCGGTGACACCTTCCAGCTGTCGCTCGGTGCCGCCGTCGGCGGCCGGTTCGTGGAGGGGGAGCGCACGTTCGTCCTCGGCGAGCCCACCGCAGAGCAGCGGCGCTACCACGACGCCGTCCGGCTCGCGCAGGCGACCGGAACAACGGCGATCGCACCCGGCGTGCGCTGCGCCGACAGCAACAAGGCGTGCCTGGACGTGATCCGCGACGCCGGCCTGGGGCACTACCTCCGCCACCGCCAGGGTCACGGCATCGGCCTCGGCATGCACGAGCCGCCGTGGCTGGAGGACGGCGACCCGACGCCGCTTCAGGCCGGGATGATCGTCTCCAACGAGCCCGGGATCTACATCGCGGGGCACGCGGGCTACCGCATCTCCGACAGCATGCTCGTCACCGACCGCGGCGCCGAGCCCCTCACCTCCTTCCCGCGGTCGCTCGACGACTGCGTCATCCCCGTCTGA
- a CDS encoding ABC transporter substrate-binding protein, with product MGVKSHSRFAAIGVFAASAALALSACAPQAPEATSTGSAEAGNDTLTIATTTDVVNYNPLIGNSRSDYWVTNLMYPHLLTIGDDGSKAAELAVEWGYIDDTTGFYEIRDDMSWSDGEPLTAEDVAYTMNAVKQDAPSGTYYGQMTNFESAEAVSDTRVEITLTQPDSSIVGEIGFWGNVVPQHVFEPAGSVAEFANDGSDGGWVSAGPYELTKVQVGQSYTMERVEDYPLVEGGTPIPAKVVYRVYPDVNTEILALQSGEVDVIANALPPAQVEQLRNTDGIEVVEVTGLGYAHMTYNMQQPDLAKTEVRQALAHAADYEAIRSVVLQGQAVSTGSSPLMPVLSNYYDDSITEYEYDPDLSRELMEEAGYTADASGNFPVSFRLIYSLQDPVTSQWAQLVKDGAAEAGITIELQGMERNTYLAKTNEADYDIYAGNFAIMDDPVTNFTLSYLPDGAINYTLVDDPELNALIDEASATFDEDEKVEIMREAARIVHEQVYDNVMYTQNLYVAHSSDWTGFISKPSELLSIVNPVSIAGASKVAE from the coding sequence ATGTCGTGAACTACAACCCGCTCATCGGCAACAGCCGCAGCGACTACTGGGTCACGAACCTCATGTACCCGCACCTGCTCACGATCGGCGACGACGGCTCCAAGGCCGCGGAGCTGGCGGTGGAGTGGGGCTACATCGACGACACGACGGGGTTCTACGAGATCCGTGACGACATGTCGTGGAGCGACGGAGAGCCGCTGACGGCCGAGGACGTCGCGTACACGATGAACGCGGTCAAGCAGGACGCGCCCTCGGGCACGTACTACGGCCAGATGACCAACTTCGAGTCGGCCGAGGCCGTCTCCGACACGCGCGTGGAGATCACGCTCACGCAGCCGGACTCCTCGATCGTCGGGGAGATCGGATTCTGGGGCAACGTCGTGCCCCAGCACGTGTTCGAGCCGGCCGGCTCGGTCGCGGAGTTCGCCAACGACGGCTCCGACGGCGGCTGGGTCAGCGCCGGGCCGTACGAACTGACCAAGGTGCAGGTCGGCCAGTCGTACACGATGGAGCGGGTCGAGGACTACCCGCTCGTGGAGGGCGGCACGCCCATCCCGGCCAAGGTCGTCTACCGCGTGTACCCGGACGTCAACACCGAGATCCTCGCGCTGCAGAGCGGTGAGGTCGACGTCATCGCGAACGCGCTGCCGCCGGCCCAGGTGGAGCAGCTGCGCAACACCGACGGCATCGAGGTGGTCGAGGTGACGGGCCTGGGGTACGCCCACATGACGTACAACATGCAGCAGCCCGACCTGGCCAAGACCGAGGTGCGTCAGGCCCTCGCCCATGCCGCCGACTACGAGGCCATCCGCTCGGTCGTGCTGCAGGGACAGGCGGTGTCGACCGGTTCGAGCCCGCTCATGCCCGTGCTGTCGAACTACTACGACGACTCGATCACCGAGTACGAGTACGACCCCGATCTCTCGCGCGAGCTGATGGAGGAGGCCGGCTACACCGCCGACGCCAGCGGGAACTTCCCGGTGTCGTTCCGCCTCATCTACTCGCTGCAGGATCCGGTGACCAGCCAGTGGGCGCAGCTCGTCAAAGACGGCGCGGCCGAGGCCGGCATCACGATCGAGCTGCAGGGAATGGAGCGCAACACCTACCTGGCCAAGACGAACGAGGCCGACTACGACATCTATGCGGGCAACTTCGCCATCATGGACGATCCGGTCACCAACTTCACCCTGTCGTACCTGCCCGACGGCGCCATCAACTACACGCTGGTGGACGACCCGGAGCTCAACGCCCTGATCGACGAGGCATCCGCCACGTTCGACGAGGACGAGAAGGTCGAGATCATGCGCGAGGCGGCTCGCATCGTGCACGAACAGGTCTACGACAACGTGATGTACACGCAGAACCTGTACGTCGCGCACAGCTCGGACTGGACCGGGTTCATCTCCAAGCCGAGTGAGCTCCTGTCCATCGTCAACCCCGTGTCGATCGCCGGCGCCTCCAAGGTCGCCGAGTAG
- the glmM gene encoding phosphoglucosamine mutase — protein sequence MPLFGTDGVRGLANGPLTADLALHLAQATAVVLGQGRTATARRAAGKRPTAVVARDPRVSGEFLSAAVSAGLASSGVDVLDAGVLPTPAAAFLIGDIDADFGVMVSASHNPAPDNGIKIFARGGVKLPDVVEQRIEAALDGDMLQPTGAGVGRIRRFADAEDRYVVHLLGSLPHRLDGLHVVLDCAHGAAAGVSPETFRDAGARVTVIGADPDGLNINDGVGSTHLDQLARKVREVGADVGIAHDGDADRCLAVDAAGRIVDGDQIMAILAVAMKDRGRLVDDTLVATVMSNLGLHRAMAENGIRVVQTAVGDRYVLEAMNKNGYSLGGEQSGHVIMSDFATTGDGLLTGLHLVAEMARQGKSLAELASVMTVFPQVLLNVRDVDRTRVASDEVLQAEVEAVQAELGDTGRVLLRASGTEALVRVMVEAADAASAQSYADRIAAVVRERLAA from the coding sequence ATGCCGCTGTTCGGCACGGACGGGGTGCGGGGGCTGGCCAACGGCCCCCTCACCGCCGACCTCGCGTTGCACCTGGCCCAGGCGACCGCCGTCGTCCTGGGCCAGGGCCGTACCGCCACGGCGCGTCGCGCCGCGGGCAAGCGGCCCACCGCTGTCGTCGCCCGCGACCCGCGCGTGTCGGGGGAGTTCCTCTCCGCCGCGGTCTCCGCGGGGCTCGCCTCATCCGGTGTCGACGTGCTGGACGCCGGGGTGCTGCCCACCCCCGCGGCCGCGTTCCTCATCGGTGACATCGACGCCGACTTCGGCGTCATGGTCTCGGCCTCGCACAACCCCGCACCCGACAACGGCATCAAGATCTTCGCGCGCGGCGGTGTCAAGCTCCCCGACGTGGTCGAGCAGCGCATCGAAGCCGCCCTCGACGGCGACATGCTCCAGCCCACGGGCGCCGGGGTCGGCCGCATCCGCCGGTTCGCCGACGCGGAAGACCGTTACGTCGTGCACCTGCTCGGGTCGCTGCCGCACCGCCTCGACGGCCTCCACGTCGTGCTCGACTGCGCCCACGGCGCCGCCGCCGGCGTCTCGCCCGAGACGTTCCGCGACGCCGGTGCCCGCGTCACCGTCATCGGCGCCGACCCGGACGGCCTCAACATCAACGACGGCGTCGGCTCGACGCACCTCGACCAGCTCGCGCGCAAAGTCCGCGAGGTCGGCGCCGACGTCGGCATCGCCCACGACGGCGACGCAGACCGGTGCCTGGCGGTGGATGCAGCCGGCCGCATCGTCGACGGCGACCAGATCATGGCGATCCTCGCCGTGGCGATGAAAGACCGCGGGCGACTCGTGGACGACACCCTCGTCGCGACGGTCATGAGCAATCTCGGGCTGCACCGGGCGATGGCCGAGAACGGCATCCGGGTCGTGCAGACCGCCGTCGGCGACCGCTACGTGCTCGAGGCGATGAACAAGAACGGCTACTCCCTCGGCGGGGAGCAGTCGGGCCACGTCATCATGAGCGACTTCGCCACCACCGGCGACGGACTGCTCACGGGCCTGCACCTGGTCGCCGAGATGGCGCGCCAGGGCAAGTCGCTGGCCGAGCTCGCGTCGGTCATGACCGTGTTCCCGCAGGTGCTGCTGAACGTCCGCGACGTCGACCGCACCCGCGTCGCCTCCGACGAGGTGCTGCAGGCGGAGGTCGAGGCCGTGCAGGCCGAACTCGGCGACACCGGACGCGTGCTGCTGCGCGCATCCGGCACCGAAGCCCTCGTGCGGGTCATGGTCGAGGCCGCCGACGCGGCATCCGCCCAGTCGTACGCCGACCGCATCGCCGCCGTCGTCCGCGAGCGCCTCGCCGCGTAG
- a CDS encoding PAS domain-containing sensor histidine kinase: MRRAVTERARCRHPAPPTPAHIGDWASQVTSIAIVRLDAAGRVRSWNPGAERIKGYTAREIIGSAFARFYRPQERERHLPAQLLERAARVGSAEDTGWRVRADGSLFWAREVITALRAEDSTLTGYVTLTRDLTAEKRAEDEREAFLRAFAHDHLSPVTALRGYIDLLEEAAPEHHALIERISTVSDHLVSMMSELTGHVSGTPAAECESVALGTLVREASALVLSDGEFHRLRIAGDRRLRVMTHAAMLRRAVANVIDNAAKYSSDDIGVTISEHDGEAEIAVTDTGRGIAPEDVASIFSPFQRGRLADADDGGSGLGLASVREIVERLGGRVDLTSALDAGTTVTLTLPLSL, from the coding sequence ATGAGAAGAGCGGTAACCGAGCGCGCCCGGTGCAGGCATCCGGCGCCGCCGACACCGGCGCACATCGGCGATTGGGCGTCGCAGGTCACGTCGATCGCGATCGTCCGCCTGGATGCTGCGGGCCGCGTGCGTTCGTGGAACCCGGGCGCCGAGCGTATTAAGGGGTACACCGCGCGGGAGATCATCGGATCCGCCTTTGCGCGGTTCTACCGCCCGCAGGAGCGGGAGCGGCACCTGCCGGCGCAGCTGCTCGAGCGCGCGGCGCGAGTGGGGTCGGCCGAGGACACGGGCTGGCGCGTGCGCGCGGACGGGTCGCTGTTCTGGGCGCGTGAGGTGATCACGGCGCTGCGCGCCGAGGACTCCACCCTCACCGGGTACGTCACGCTCACCCGCGACCTCACCGCTGAGAAGCGCGCGGAGGACGAGCGGGAGGCTTTCCTGCGCGCCTTCGCGCACGACCACCTCTCCCCGGTCACGGCGCTGCGCGGCTACATCGACCTGCTGGAAGAGGCCGCGCCGGAGCATCACGCGCTCATCGAGCGCATCTCCACGGTGAGCGACCACCTCGTGTCGATGATGTCGGAGCTGACCGGACACGTCTCGGGCACGCCCGCCGCCGAGTGCGAGAGCGTCGCGCTGGGCACGCTCGTGCGCGAGGCCTCGGCGCTCGTGCTGTCGGACGGGGAGTTCCACCGCCTGCGCATCGCCGGCGACCGGCGGCTTCGCGTCATGACGCACGCGGCGATGCTGCGACGGGCGGTGGCGAACGTGATCGACAACGCGGCGAAGTACAGCTCCGACGACATCGGCGTCACGATCTCCGAGCACGACGGCGAGGCGGAGATCGCGGTGACCGACACCGGCCGGGGGATCGCGCCGGAGGATGTGGCGAGCATCTTCTCGCCGTTCCAGCGGGGGCGCCTCGCCGACGCCGACGACGGCGGTTCGGGCCTGGGCCTGGCGAGCGTCCGTGAGATCGTCGAGCGCCTGGGCGGTCGCGTCGACTTGACCTCCGCCCTCGACGCCGGCACGACGGTCACCCTCACCCTCCCCCTCAGCCTCTGA